The following coding sequences lie in one Colias croceus chromosome 1, ilColCroc2.1 genomic window:
- the LOC123693011 gene encoding uncharacterized RING finger protein C548.05c-like, whose translation MSDPSDNIIDLTSPAPFGLVKHCNFSDDVIEIDDTDESICEVIVETNQTVTAPNKASNKLTKKSRAKSLEPKTLEVQSPEKKEVKIGECPICCEQLGKKPASSTKCGHVFCLECIQRSLKHDKRCPQCRRALKGATAFHPLYLPIQT comes from the exons ATGTCAGACCCATCTGATAACATTATTGACCTCACATCGCCTGCTCCATTTGGCTTGGTTAAGCATTGTAATTTCTCTGATGATGTTATTGAAATAGATGATACTGACGAATCAATTTGTGAGGTAATTGTTGAAACAAATCAAACAGTCACAGCTCCAAACAAAGCTTCAAATAAactcacaaaaaaatcaagagCGAAATCTTTGGAGCCAAAGACg TTGGAAGTTCAATCACCTGAAAAAAAAGAAGTCAAGATTGGAGAGTGTCCCATATGCTGTGAACAATTGGGAAAGAAACCAGCATCATCAACAAAGTGTGGACATGTATTTTGTTTAGAATGCATACAGAGATCTTTAAAACATGACAAAAGATGCCCTCAATGTAGAAGAGCATTAAAAGGGGCTACTGCTTTTCATCCACTGTACCTTCCAATACAAACATAA
- the LOC123693002 gene encoding zinc finger protein 687a-like, translating into MALASDMVNDKLSIKNILFSKAMPNYKIPVPVNGHKLYSCIDCSDKFIFESSYKVHIGRKSLQITYLCRYCNKLNVFYNRCQFLAHIRSHSNKTATINLSDLKVEPLLFISSEIATTSKSVDSVTVNSATEMYRTVNSDQTFPNIYCFECKTNITVTKNKEKDRVKHYMEHAHKIYTCPVCLFTLPSICALSAHIRLHLKSPPYICPECGMNLTNRVCTYPYNHDCEGFKMMRVTFRIKCFKSGCQLLHPNSFISHMKQSHLNKIFKCPSCALAGYNENTVLKHVMRCCDKTKYPTYYECQQCPAIFLSVNQINKHLDTHLSTIHKNHQMYPCWECGVISTDVYDLLKHHIDKHHSTHYRPLSSILCKIILKTCHTCSKPVHQWIDGNFDKEPYKCSYCSLETPSEGSKRQDVYQIVCHLCRVKVNENWEEIKTHFKEFHNHIKCLDLKVNLTKMNLEKIKKKGTRTKHCKSNKIFKRNHKNKVGPHTDKIDPPTAIQVEQNTPNYCKKCQYQTEDAKTFHLHILSHKDPSLAYQCMECGQCFAVKPSFSTHLLLDHKITDVNEYIVKNDCFNKDALEKYHIKSNAPEDEPLESNQCNICREKFTDPHSLEKHFRVHGMAFLKKNTQKAKSP; encoded by the exons ATGGCTTTAGCTTCAGATATGGTCAATGATAAACTAAGTATAAAGAACATATTATTCTCAAAAGCAATgcctaattataaaataccagTACCTGTAAATGGCCACAAACTGTATTCATGCATAGATTGTAGTGATAA GTTTATATTTGAATCGAGTTATAAAGTTCACATTGGCCGTAAATCTCTACAGATTACTTATTTATGCAGATATTGCAATAAActgaatgtattttataatagatgTCAGTTTTTAGCTCACATAAGATCTCATAGTAATAAAACCGCTACCATCAACTTGAGCGATTTAAAAGTTGAACCTCTGCTATTTATCAGCTCAGAAATTGCCACAACATCTAAGAGTGTAGATTCAGTTACTGTTAATTCAGCAACTGAAATGTACAGAACTGTTAATTCAGACCAAACATTTCCAAACATATATTGTTTTGAAtgcaaaacaaatattacagtaacaaaaaacaaagagAAAGATAGAGTAAAACATTATATGGAACATGCACACAAGATCTACACTTGCCCTGTATGTTTATTCACACTACCCTCAATATGTGCACTAAGTGCTCACATTCGTTTGCACTTGAAAAGCCCTCCATACATTTGCCCAGAATGTGGTATGAATTTAACAAATAGGGTGTGTACATACCCTTACAATCATGACTGTGAAGGCTTTAAAATGATGAGAGTTACATTTAGAAttaaatgtttcaaaagtGGTTGTCAGTTGCTGCATCCAAACTCTTTTATATCCCATATGAAGCAGAGccacttaaataaaatatttaaatgtccTTCGTGTGCTCTTGCTGGATACAATGAGAATACAGTATTGAAACATGTAATGCGATGTTgtgataaaacaaaataccctACATACTATGAATGTCAACAGTGTCctgcaatatttttaagtgtaaatcaaataaacaagCACCTTGATACTCATCTTTCAACCATTCATAAGAATCATCAAATGTATCCATGTTGGGAATGCGGTGTTATTTCTACTGATGtgtatgatttattaaaacatcatATTGATAAGCATCATTCAACACACTATAGACCTTTGTCATCGATTctatgcaaaataatattgaaaaccTGCCATACATGTTCAAAACCTGTACATCAATGGATTGATGGCAATTTTGATAAAGAGCCATATAAATGTTCTTATTGCTCATTGGAGACTCCCTCTGAAGGCAGCAAGAGGCAAGATGTATATCAAATAGTATGCCATTTGTGTAGAGTTAAAGTTAATGAAAACTGggaagaaataaaaacacatttcaaAGAATTTCACAATCATATTAAATGCTTAGATTTGAAAGTAAACTTGACAAAAATGAATTTAGAGAAGATCAAGAAAAAAGGGACTAGAACAAAGCACTGTAAATCAAATAAGATATTCAAGCGCAATCACAAAAATAAAGTAGGACCTCATACTGATAAAATTGATCCACCAACAGCTATACAAGTTGAACAGAATACTCCTAATTACTGCAAAAAGTGTCAGTACCAAACAGAGGATGCAAAAACTTTccatttacatatattatcaCACAAAGATCCATCTTTGGCTTATCAGTGTATGGAGTGTGGGCAATGCTTTGCTGTCAAGCCCTCTTTTTCAACTCATTTGTTATTAGATCATAAAATAACAGATGttaatgaatatattgttaaaaatgattGCTTTAACAAAGATGCATTAGAAAAATACCACATTAAGTCAAATGCACCAGAAGATGAGCCACTTGAATCAAACCAATGTAATATTTGCAGAGAAAAATTCACTGACCCTCACAGTTTAGAAAAACATTTCAGAGTTCATGGCATGGCTTTCTTAAAAAAGAATACTCAAAAAGCTAAAAGCCCATAA